In one window of Streptomyces griseus subsp. griseus DNA:
- a CDS encoding roadblock/LC7 domain-containing protein: MIQQRGNMDWMLKELADDVPSIHQIVVLSSDGLRIAMHGGDPDVADRLAAACAGLQSLAAAVATEIPHSDGLMKLVVIEVTGGFFYLMAAGTGAYLAVLAGETVDAGLVGARMRDMVVRIGAHLTSPPRHGGQSG, from the coding sequence GTGATCCAGCAGCGGGGAAACATGGACTGGATGCTCAAGGAGCTGGCCGACGACGTGCCGAGCATCCACCAGATCGTGGTGCTCTCCTCGGACGGGCTGCGCATCGCCATGCACGGCGGCGACCCGGATGTCGCCGACCGGCTGGCGGCGGCCTGCGCCGGGCTGCAGAGCCTGGCCGCCGCCGTGGCCACCGAGATCCCGCACAGCGACGGTCTGATGAAGCTCGTCGTCATCGAGGTCACCGGCGGCTTCTTCTACCTGATGGCGGCCGGGACCGGCGCCTATCTGGCCGTGCTCGCGGGCGAGACCGTGGACGCCGGTCTGGTCGGCGCCAGGATGCGGGACATGGTCGTGCGGATCGGTGCCCACCTGACCAGCCCGCCCCGCCACGGCGGGCAGTCCGGATGA
- a CDS encoding cytochrome P450 — protein sequence MTTPFHHEPGAAPPPQCPAHNLGIGPGGLRRFYGPEAENDPAGLYAKLRAEHGTVAPVLLHGDVPAWLVLGHSENLHLTRTPSQFSRDSRRWRALQDGSVAPDHPLAPIFTWQPVCVFADGAKHERQRGAVTDSMERIDTRGVRRHINRFSNRLVNEFSEKGSADLVSQFADHLPMMVMCAIFGMPEEYDERLVQAARDMTRGTETAVASNAYIVGVLTRLVERRRAEPAPDFASWLVEHPATMTDIEVVEHLRLILIAAYESTANLIANVLRMVLTDPRFRARLSGGHMTVPEAVEQTLWDEPPFTAVFGRWAVGDTELGGQRIKAGDALLVGIAPANTDPAVRPDLTANMEGNRAHLAFSGGPHECPGQDIGRAIADVGVDALLMRLPDLELGVEESELRWVGNIMSRHLVELPVKFAPSPQQKLDSDPLSVMARAARPSGDWEISSPARPVPEPVHSLAGTQPAHAPGAAPQPRPAPADAPAAGEPAPGAAVIPGRRRPAAPARLWQAVSRWWSGY from the coding sequence GTGACAACCCCCTTCCACCACGAGCCCGGCGCCGCCCCGCCGCCCCAGTGCCCGGCCCACAACCTCGGCATCGGCCCCGGTGGCCTGCGCCGGTTCTACGGCCCCGAGGCGGAGAACGACCCCGCCGGCCTCTACGCCAAGCTCCGCGCCGAACACGGCACGGTCGCCCCGGTCCTGCTCCACGGCGACGTACCCGCCTGGCTGGTCCTCGGCCACAGCGAGAACCTCCACCTGACCCGGACCCCGTCGCAGTTCTCCCGGGACTCCCGGCGCTGGCGGGCCCTCCAGGACGGCAGCGTCGCCCCGGACCACCCGCTCGCCCCGATCTTCACCTGGCAGCCCGTCTGCGTCTTCGCCGACGGCGCCAAGCACGAGCGGCAGCGCGGCGCGGTCACCGACAGCATGGAGCGCATCGACACCCGGGGCGTGCGCCGCCACATCAACCGCTTCAGTAACCGCCTGGTCAACGAGTTCTCCGAGAAGGGCAGCGCCGACCTGGTCAGCCAGTTCGCGGACCATCTGCCGATGATGGTGATGTGCGCGATCTTCGGCATGCCCGAGGAGTACGACGAGCGGCTCGTCCAGGCGGCCCGCGACATGACCCGCGGCACCGAGACCGCCGTGGCCAGCAACGCCTACATCGTCGGGGTGCTGACCCGGCTGGTGGAGCGCCGCCGCGCCGAACCGGCCCCCGACTTCGCCTCCTGGCTCGTCGAACATCCCGCCACGATGACCGACATCGAGGTCGTGGAGCACCTGCGCCTCATCCTGATCGCGGCGTACGAGTCCACCGCCAACCTCATCGCCAACGTGCTGCGCATGGTCCTCACCGACCCGCGCTTCCGCGCCCGGCTCAGCGGCGGCCATATGACCGTGCCCGAGGCGGTGGAGCAGACCCTCTGGGACGAGCCGCCCTTCACCGCCGTCTTCGGCCGGTGGGCGGTCGGCGACACCGAGCTGGGCGGCCAGCGGATCAAGGCGGGCGACGCCCTGCTCGTCGGCATCGCCCCGGCCAACACCGACCCCGCGGTCCGCCCCGACCTCACCGCCAACATGGAGGGCAACCGCGCCCACCTCGCGTTCAGCGGCGGCCCGCACGAGTGCCCCGGCCAGGACATCGGCCGAGCGATCGCGGACGTGGGCGTCGACGCGCTCCTGATGCGCCTGCCCGACCTGGAGCTGGGCGTCGAGGAGAGCGAGCTGCGCTGGGTGGGCAACATCATGTCCCGCCATCTGGTGGAGCTGCCGGTGAAGTTCGCGCCGAGCCCGCAGCAGAAGCTGGACTCCGACCCGCTCTCGGTGATGGCCCGCGCCGCCCGCCCGAGCGGCGACTGGGAGATCTCCTCACCGGCCCGCCCGGTCCCCGAGCCGGTGCACTCCCTCGCGGGGACGCAACCCGCCCACGCCCCGGGCGCGGCCCCGCAGCCCCGCCCGGCCCCTGCGGACGCGCCGGCGGCCGGTGAGCCGGCGCCCGGTGCGGCCGTGATCCCGGGCCGGCGCCGCCCGGCCGCGCCCGCCCGGCTCTGGCAGGCGGTCTCCCGCTGGTGGAGCGGCTACTGA
- a CDS encoding DUF742 domain-containing protein, with the protein MSGPRRERRTTDPALSDPERLYVITGDLDDSERAALDLVTMVVAQAEPSPTFQPEQAAILRLCQAPLSVAEISAYLSLPFSVVTSLLSDLLATELIESRAPVVRATLPDRSLLEAVMHGLQKL; encoded by the coding sequence ATGAGCGGACCCCGACGAGAACGCCGCACGACCGATCCGGCGCTCAGCGATCCGGAACGGCTGTACGTGATCACCGGTGATCTCGACGACAGTGAGCGGGCCGCACTCGACCTGGTCACGATGGTCGTCGCGCAGGCCGAGCCCTCGCCGACGTTCCAGCCGGAGCAGGCCGCGATCCTGCGGCTCTGTCAGGCGCCCTTATCGGTCGCCGAGATCTCCGCCTACCTCAGCCTGCCGTTCAGCGTGGTCACCTCGCTCCTGAGCGATCTCCTCGCGACCGAACTCATCGAGTCGCGTGCGCCGGTCGTCCGCGCCACACTCCCCGACAGGTCCCTTCTCGAAGCGGTGATGCATGGACTTCAGAAGCTCTGA
- a CDS encoding GTP-binding protein, with translation MDFRSSDTITGPRSEDVLPTTATAAVKVVIVGGFGVGKTTMVGSVSEIRPLTTEETMTQAGVGVDDNAGVETKTATTVAMDFGRISLSEELILYLFGTPGQERFWFLWNGLFEGALGAVVLIDTRRLEVSFDVIGRLEERGVPFVVAVNTFPDAPHHPVEALRRALDLPDEVPMIDCDARLRASSRDVLMTLMRYLHSLAVPLA, from the coding sequence ATGGACTTCAGAAGCTCTGACACGATCACCGGACCCCGCAGCGAGGACGTCCTCCCGACCACGGCCACCGCCGCGGTGAAGGTCGTGATCGTGGGCGGGTTCGGGGTCGGCAAGACGACCATGGTCGGCTCCGTCAGCGAGATCCGGCCTCTGACGACCGAAGAGACCATGACCCAGGCCGGCGTCGGCGTGGACGACAACGCCGGGGTGGAGACGAAGACCGCCACCACGGTCGCCATGGACTTCGGCCGGATCAGCCTCAGCGAGGAGCTGATCCTCTACCTGTTCGGCACCCCCGGCCAGGAACGCTTCTGGTTCCTGTGGAACGGCCTCTTCGAAGGGGCCCTCGGCGCCGTCGTCCTCATCGACACCCGGCGGCTGGAGGTCAGCTTCGACGTCATCGGCCGCCTGGAGGAGCGCGGCGTGCCGTTCGTGGTGGCCGTCAACACCTTCCCCGACGCACCGCACCACCCGGTCGAGGCCCTGCGCAGAGCCCTCGACCTGCCGGACGAGGTCCCGATGATCGACTGCGACGCCCGGCTGCGGGCCTCCAGCCGGGATGTGCTGATGACCCTTATGCGCTATCTGCACAGCCTGGCCGTCCCGCTCGCCTGA